A region from the Ammospiza caudacuta isolate bAmmCau1 chromosome 4, bAmmCau1.pri, whole genome shotgun sequence genome encodes:
- the GUCY1A1 gene encoding guanylate cyclase soluble subunit alpha-1 — protein sequence MFCTKLKDLKITGECPFSLLTQGHITEEHDKDCTENSSRAALPICKEVHEKDGQGNLPQRKTSRSRVYLHTLTESICKLIFPEFERLNLALQRTLAKHRIKETRKTGDREDFEKIISDHANAAGVPVESLRESLGEELFKVCYEEDEHILGVIGGTLKDFLNSFTTLLKQSSHSQEAGKRDRLEDASILCLEKDQDFLNVYYFFPKKITSLILPGIIKAAAHILYETEVEVMLMPPCFHNDCTEFANQPYLLYSIQVKSAKPSLSPCKPQSSLVIPASVFCKTFPFHFMFDKDMSVLQIGNGIRRLLTRREFQAKPNFEEYFEILTPKVSCTFSAIMTMLNMQFTVRVRRWDNTDMKPSMVMDLKGQMIYIFESSAILFLGSPCVDRLEDFTGRGLYLSDIPIHNALRDVVLIGEQARAQDGLKKRLGKLKATLEQAHQALEEEKKKTVDLLFSIFPGEVAQQLWQGQVVQAKKFNNVTMLFSDIVGFTAICSQCSPMQVITMLNELYTRFDYQCGELDVYKVETIGDAYCVAGGLHKESETHAVQIALMALKMMELSDEVVSPHGEPIKMRIGLHSGSVFAGVVGVKMPRYCLFGNNVTLANKFESCSIPRKINVSPTTYRLLKEYPGFVFTPRSREELPPNFPSDIPGICYFLDAYNQGTNSQTWFQKRDLGDGNANFFGEETGID from the exons ATGTTCTGTACAAAACTGAAAGACTTGAAGATCACAGGAGAATGTCCTTTCTCCTTACTGACTCAAGGTCACATTACTGAGGAACATGACAAGGactgcacagaaaacagctctaGAGCAGCTTTGCCCATCTGCAAAGAAGTCCATGAAAAAGATGGTCAAGGAAACCTTCCACAAAGGAAAACGAGCAGAAGTAGAGTGTACCTGCACACACTAACTGAAAGCATCTGCAAACTAATCTTTCCTGAG tttgaAAGGCTTAATCTTGCACTGCAGAGAACACTtgcaaaacacagaataaaagaaACCAG AAAAACTGGTGATAGAgaagattttgaaaaaataatcagtGATCATGCTAATGCAGCAG GTGTTCCCGTGGAGTCTCTACGGGAATCTCTTGGTGAAGAGCTATTCAAAGTATGCTATGAAGAGGATGAACACATATTAGGGGTTATTGGAGGCACCCTTAAGGACTTCTTGAATAGTTTCACTACTCTGCTGAAGCAGAGTAGCCACAGCCAAGAAGCAGGAAAAAGGGACAGACTTGAAGATGCCTCCATATTATGCCTGGAGAAAGATCAGGACTTCTtaaatgtttattatttctttcctaAGAAAATCACAAGTCTTATTCTACCTGGTATCATTAAAGCAGCAGCTCATATTTTGTATGAAACTGAAGTGGAAGTGATGCTCATGCCTCCTTGTTTCCATAATGACTGCACTGAGTTTGCTAATCAGCCTTATTTGCTGTATTCTATACAAGTCAAAAGTGCAAAACCATCCTTATCTCCATGTAAACCACAGTCTTCACTTGTGATTCCTGCCTCTGTGTTCTGTAAGACTTTCCCATTTCATTTTATGTTTGACAAGGACATGTCAGTTCTTCAAATTGGAAATGGGATAAGAAGACTTTTGACCAGGAGAGAATTCCAGGCTAAGCCAAATTTTGAAGAGTATTTTGAAATTCTTACCCCCAAAGTAAGCTGCACTTTTAGTGCAATAATGACCATGCTAAATATGCAGTTTACTGTACGAGTTAGAAGATGGGATAATACTGATATGAAACCATCCATG GTAATGGATCTTAAAGGCCAAATGATCTATATTTTTGAATCCAGTGCCATTCTATTCTTGGGATCTCCCTGTGTGGACAGACTAGAAGATTTTACAGGACGTGGATTGTACCTCTCTGATATTCCCATTCACAATGCTTTAAGAGATGTTGTTCTGATAGGAGAGCAGGCCAGAGCCCAGGATGGACTGAAGAAGAGGTTAGGAAAGCTAAAAGCAACCCTTGAGCAGGCCCATCAAGCACTtgaagaggagaagaagaagactGTAGATCTTctgttttcaatttttcctggaGAGGTTgctcagcagctgtggcagggacaAGTTGTACAAGCCAAGAAATTTAATAATGTCACAATGCTGTTTTCTGACATTGTTGGATTCACTGCCATCTGTTCCCAATGCTCACCTATGCAGGTTATCACCATGCTTAATGAGCTTTATACTCGCTTTGATTACCAATGTGGAGAGCTAGATGTCTACAAG GTGGAGACTATTGGAGATGCCTACTGTGTTGCTGGAGGCTTGCACAAAGAAAGTGAAACACATGCTGTTCAAATAGCACTGATGGCCCTGAAGATGATGGAACTGTCAGACGAGGTGGTGTCTCCCCATGGAGAGCCAATCAAG ATGCGTATTGGCCTTCATTCTGGATCTGTCTTTGCTGGAGTTGTTGGGGTTAAAATGCCTCGTTATTGCCTTTTTGGAAATAATGTGACCCTTGCCAATAAGTTTGAATCTTGCAGTATACctagaaaaataaatgtcagcCCAACGACTTACAG gTTATTAAAGGAATACCCAGGTTTTGTGTTCACACCACGCTCAAGAGAGGAGCTTCCACCAAATTTTCCAAGTGATATCCCTGGAATTTGCTATTTTCTGGATGCTTATAATCAAGGAACAAACTCACAGACTTGGTTTCAAAAGAGAGATTTGGGAGATGGCAATGCCAATTTTTTTGGTGAGGAAACAGGAATAGACTAA